In one Trichosurus vulpecula isolate mTriVul1 chromosome 8, mTriVul1.pri, whole genome shotgun sequence genomic region, the following are encoded:
- the LOC118827868 gene encoding olfactory receptor 4K13-like — protein sequence MKNNTMINEFILLGLTNTWELEIFFFVIFFLAYISILAGNCLIILMVTFDSHLHLTPMYFLLANLSFLDIILSTVTLPKMITDFFKERKTISFWGCMAQIFLAHLLGGSEIVLLIVMAVDRYVAICKPLHYMTVMNHRLLVGSVLLSWTVGFVHSMSQMAFMVSLPFCGPNVIDDVFCDLPLVLKLACTDTYVQELLLVVFSMLLALIPFILLLLSYIVVLVTVWHCSPSGLSKALSTLSAHFTVVTLFFGSLILIYAWPVSIYSLDKFLSVFSSVITPLLNPIIYSLRNQEMKAAMLRLRSRHICSRPNF from the coding sequence ATGAAGAACAACACTAtgataaatgaatttattttgttaGGACTCACCAATACTTGggagcttgaaattttctttttcgTGATCTTCTTCCTTGCCTACATATCAATCTTGGCTGGTAACTGTCTCATTATACTTATGGTGACTTTTGACTCCCACTTGCACTTGACCCCCATGTACTTCCTCCTCGCCAACCTCTCCTTTCTTGACAtaattctttccactgtaactCTCCCTAAGATGATCACAGACTTCTTCAAGGAGAGGAAAACCATTTCCTTTTGGGGCTGCATGGCACAAATTTTTCTAGCTCATCTCTTAGGAGGTAGTGAGATAGTTCTTCTCATAGTGATGGCTGTTGACAGATATGTTGCAATATGTAAGCCCCTCCACTATATGACTGTCATGAACCATCGACTTCTGGTAGGAAGTGTGCTGCTTTCATGGACAGTTGGCTTTGTGCACTCTATGAGCCAAATGGCCTTCATGGTGAGTCTGCCCTTCTGTGGCCCTAATGTGATTGATGATGTTTTTTGTGACCTTCCCCTTGTGTTGAAACTTGCCTGCACTGACACTTATGTCCAGGAGCTGCTTCTTGTTGTATTCAGTATGCTGCTTGCCCTGATCCccttcattcttttgcttctctcttaTATTGTTGTATTAGTTACTGTCTGGCATTGCTCCCCTAGTGGGCTGTCTAAGGCTCTTtctacactgtctgctcatttcacaGTGGTAACTCTTTTCTTTGGGTCACTAATCTTAATCTATGCTTGGCCAGTTAGTATTTATTCATTAGATAAATTTCTTTCAGTGTTTTCCTCAGTTATCACTCCTCTCCTGAATCCAATTATCTATAGTTTGAGGAATCAGGAGATGAAAGCAGCGATGCTTCGACTGAGAAGCCGGCACATCTGCTCAAGGCCAAACTTttaa